The following proteins come from a genomic window of Sorghum bicolor cultivar BTx623 chromosome 3, Sorghum_bicolor_NCBIv3, whole genome shotgun sequence:
- the LOC8085449 gene encoding osmotin-like protein has translation MASPKMLPLLLLATSLLLSCGLLVSADYAPMTLTVVNNCPYPVWPGIQANSGHDVLEGGGFFLPALSHKSFPAPAHPWSGRIWARTGCTGAGAQLHCATGDCGGRLQCGGLGGAAPATLAQVNLHHGNDQTSYGVSVVDGFNVGLSVTPHEGRGNCPVLACRRNLTETCPGELQLRSPAGSVLACKSGCEAFRTDELCCRNMYNSPRTCRASKYSEFFKRECPQAFTYAHDSPSLTHECAAPRELKVIFCH, from the coding sequence ATGGCTTCTCCCAAGATGCTCCCCctcctcctgctggccacctcGCTCCTCCTGAGCTGCGGCCTCCTGGTGTCCGCCGACTACGCTCCCATGACCCTGACCGTGGTGAACAACTGCCCCTACCCGGTGTGGCCGGGCATCCAGGCCAACTCCGGCCACGACGTCCTGGAGGGCGGCGGCTTCTTCCTCCCGGCGCTCTCCCACAAGTCGTTCCCGGCGCCGGCGCACCCCTGGTCGGGCCGCATCTGGGCGCGCACGGGCTGCACCGGCGCCGGCGCGCAGCTCCACTGCGCCACGGGCGACTGCGGCGGGCGGCTGCAGTGCGGCGGGCTCGGCGGCGCGGCGCCCGCGACGCTGGCGCAGGTGAACCTCCACCACGGCAACGACCAGACCTCGTACGGGGTGAGCGTGGTGGACGGCTTCAACGTGGGCCTGTCCGTGACCCCGCACGAGGGCCGGGGCAACTGCCCCGTCCTGGCCTGCCGCAGGAACCTCACCGAGACCTGCCCCGGCGAGCTGCAGCTGCGGTCCCCGGCGGGGAGCGTCCTCGCGTGCAAGAGCGGCTGCGAGGCGTTCCGCACCGACGAGCTGTGCTGCCGCAACATGTACAACAGCCCGCGCACCTGCCGCGCGTCCAAGTACTCGGAGTTCTTCAAGCGCGAGTGCCCGCAGGCCTTCACCTACGCGCACGACAGCCCCTCGCTCACCCACGAGTGCGCCGCGCCGCGCGAGCTCAAGGTCATCTTCTGCCACTAG